A portion of the Maylandia zebra isolate NMK-2024a linkage group LG9, Mzebra_GT3a, whole genome shotgun sequence genome contains these proteins:
- the LOC143420438 gene encoding uncharacterized protein LOC143420438, translated as MTEPDLVNILEDITDEEFKTFKWNLKNERFRDIEPIKVTRLSTAERCDAVDLMVQKYDMDGAVQVMESIFKKINRNDLVKKLRKVMGQPAGLPGPDLPKTAADSSAEEKLAAVRSQFIDRVSEPVLRKLLDKLLERRVIIDDEMDLGGVRSRADKARQVIDVVRRKGSQGSSALIAALCEVDPCLSRELQLM; from the exons ATGACGGAGCCGGACCTCGTCAACATCCTGGAAGACATAACAGATGAGGAATTCAAGACCTTCAAGTGGAACCTGAAGAACGAGCGGTTTAGAGACATCGAGCCCATCAAAGTGACCCGGCTGTCGACGGCGGAGCGGTGCGACGCCGTGGATCTGATGGTGCAGAAGTATGACATGGACGGAGCCGTGCAGGTGATGGAGAGCATCTTTAAGAAGATCAACAGGAACGACCTGGTGAAGAAGCTGCGAAAGGTCATGGGTCAACCTGCAG GTCTTCCAGGTCCCGATCTGCCAAAGACCGCCGCCGACTCCTCGGCAGAGGAGAAGTTGGCGGCCGTTCGCTCTCAGTTTATCGACAGAGTGTCCGAACCCGTCCTGAGGAAGCTGCTGGATAAACTCCTGGAGCGCCGCGTCATCATCGATGATGAAATGGATTTAGGCGGAGTGAGGAGCAGGGCGGATAAAGCCCGACAGGTGATCGACGTGGTGCGCAGAAAAGGATCCCAGGGCAGCTCGGCTCTGATCGCCGCTCTCTGTGAGGTGGATCCGTGCCTTTCACGGGAGCTGCAGCTGATGTGA